The Silene latifolia isolate original U9 population chromosome X, ASM4854445v1, whole genome shotgun sequence genome contains the following window.
CGTATTGAAACTCATCGATTCTCTTTGAAGCACCCTCAAGAAGTAAACCACTCTCTGAGCCAGCtacgaaaaagaaaagaatttacaaagacagacTGCCTGTATTGAGGACTAGGATGTCTCCTTCTGGTTTTTACAATTATATCAACCATAAGACGAGTCCACCTTCTGAAAACCAGATATAAGCCATCAAACAAATGGGCTTTGGCGGCCTCTTACACCTTAAAATCGATCTTGTTCCTGGAAACTTAGCTTATTggctagtttcaaattatgaCCTCTTAAAAGGATCGTTGTTTGATGGGAAACTtcctgttttagaggaagatatacATCTTTGCACGGGAATACCAGTGGATCCACAAGTTGTTGTTGAAGCAAAAGTGGGAAACAAGTGCCCTGAATATCTGTCTCTTTTGGAAAAATTCAAAAGTCAATATGCAAAAGATGTAATTGAGGTGAAAGACATCATGATCAAGCTGCAATCACAAAGAGATGGTGGTGATGATTTCAAGCGAAACTTCATCATCTATATATTCTCTGCTCTTGTAGGTGGTGTCGTAGGCAATAGGTCAAGCCtaagacttcttaaaagtttgtcAAACCCTGATTGCATCTCCGAATTTAACTGGTGCACTTTCATCAAAAGGAAATTGGCTAACAGTGTTCAGTCTTGGTAGAAGGAGGAGTTCGAGACCAAGAAGCTGAACGAAATTTGGTTTAGCGGACCAATTATCGTCTTGGTTTTCATTTACCTAGATCGCTGTGTATTTAAATCACGGCTAGTGAGTCGACAGTTTCTAACACTGTCGACTTGGACAAAAGAAGCAATATCCATGCGCATAAAGGAGGAATTGAATTTCAAACATGGCGATGAAAAATCTTTCGGTCggggttctattgagcctccaatgGTGATCAACCACCATATTCCACATCATTCACAGTTGtgtcctcctcctccaaagattgAGCTTGGCCAGTCTTCCAAGTCAACAATTTAAGATAAAGCATCTGAAGCTGAAGCTGTCCTTTTACCTCTACTTGGGAATGAAAATGCAGGCACTAGTAAGTTTAtctataaacttgtgcattctgCAAAGGCAATGGCTCAAGCTTTTATGGACTACAAATCACTTGCTAGTCAAGATCCCTCCAAACTGCCTTCAACAACAACAGTGAAGaaactagttgcagctgtagaCGGTATGGCAGAAGGTTTTAAGTCATCTCAACAAGAGGATAATGCTGAAAATGTGGAGGATGTGAAGAATGAGGGAAAGGTCTTGGACATTGTGGATGAGAATATCGTTGAGAAAGTGGTTGACGATATTCATGAAAATGTGGAGAAAGGTGGGGAGAATGTGGATAATTTTTGGGGGTGGTCTCAGGCTGATTTGTTGGCGGCATTGGATGCGATGGGTAaagctttgcaaccaatagcgccacatcattcaccaccaccaaatgcagaatacccatcctttaggctccTAGCAGCTGATGACCATTTGTTGTCTCAACCTGAACATGCAACATCTTCTCAACCTGAACCTACCACATGTGCTGCTGTGGATGTCATCCCTCCTTTCACTGAGCCCACTCCTTTGGTAGGGAACACATCCTCTCACACTGCTATGGATGATGTTCCTTCTGTCAAGGACGTCACTGAGCCCACAATTATTGTTCTATCAGCTACTCCTACTCCTATTACTGTGATATGGAACACAACTCTTGATCATCATAATGTTATTATCCTACCAGATACTCCACTTGTTTAAACACTCGATAAACCATCTGTCAAACGATCTGTCAGTAAATGATCTGTCAGTAATGTCTATATTCGTCGATCGCCGCGTCATTTGGCAAAGTCGATTGCCAGTTTTCCTTGCAAAACCCCAACTACTGCTGTAATCCCATTTCCCTTATCTCCATTACCAATTGAAGACGATGTTCCAGTTCGTTGTAAGAGGGGGTTGTAGTTCCAGCAGAAGTTTTCCGATCGCCCTATTTGCAAAGAAATCTTAATATTATTAGGGATTTGAATCAAGCTGGGAAAAAAGTATTAGATTTCATACTTGGCGAAGCATATGATGAAACGGAGATTCTTTTCCAAATTCAATGTCAGACTTTGACAAGGAGCTAGTTGAAGAGTGTAGTTGAACGCGATCGGATATCTTCTCATGTCGTAGATGTTTATTGTGAGATCTTAAATAGTAATGAGATATTCAGATCCCAGACTTCCCCTTCTCGTTTATTTgtgccgtatagaaatgaaagtgTTAGGCTTATTACTCTCTACTTTATCCAATTCTCCAAGTCTATTTTACATGATGTTGACTTATAATCGTTACTCATACCGATCTTATTTTTTGTTCCCAGTGTCTCGACAATGTTGATGTTTCTGGAGTTCAACTAgtaagtctttgattttggtctgcttatatttcaccttaagttcatttttgtcttttttattcactgcatttttgtctttttaattcagtgactttttgtcctttttcatgTTTGCGCTCCAATAGTCTCCGCCTCATGCCCACCTTTCTTGATTAGTATTGACCTAAGAACTAAAAGTAGCAAAATGCAAATCATCCATCCTATGAAAGGCACATCTGTTGATTATTCTTGTTTTATACAACCTGTGGTACGTCTATTGTTTCCATTTTGCTTAGGAAAATGTGTGTTATTGTGATTCTAGTAGGAATTGACTTTGTGAatgtaggactttattttgtgaagcctacacTTAAGGTTTGTGAATCTTAAGTTACAAGAAAGCACTCTTATCACTTTAACCacttatgttgaccaagtttcacaaaacaagccctaagattcactgaacaaggtctgagattcaccaagtaaggaaaagggcaaaataagtgactttaaccacttatgttgaccaagtttcacaaaacaagccctaagattcactgaacaaggtctgagattcacaaaacaaggtctgaggttcaccaaataaggaaaagggcaaaataggGGACTTTGTGAAAGTAggcctttattttgtgaatcctagatcttattttgtgaacctgTGGTCCTTTACCATTTCACTCCAAGTTTTACAAACTAAGATGTATGGTTCACATGATTCGTAGCTAGTGTCTGTTTTGACAGTCTTGTACCTTACATGATTCCTAGATAGTGTCTTGTACTTCACAAAATAAGTTTTGTTCATACCTATGCTAAGAAAGAcgaatttctcttttgttcatacagAAAGAAAGGCTCATCCGGCTTCTTAAACCAAAGTTGCCAGCACTGACAAGTATTTTGTGGACGCCCGAAGTGTTTATCCCAAAATCAAACCTAAATTCTGATGAAATTGATAATGGCCTCTATTTATTGAACATATTGGAGAATTACAAAGGAAACAAAAGTGATTATCCAATAACCATATATACTGTAAGATTACTTTTTCAACTTTTACTCTCTATTTATACATTGATAAATATAAATTCTTAAAAGTTtgcaacacattattattccccTTTTTCCATTTATAGGAAACTCAGCTGAAGCGTTTTGCATTGAGGGTGTGCTATCACATTATTACATGTGATAAGAACCTATTAAGAGATAGAGTAAAAAAAGATGCACTAGAATGGAGTCGTGTACCACTGTAAGAACCTTCTTATTTTAATATTATCAAATTTTTCTTGTAAAACCTTTACATTCTTTAgtactttagttgattaaataaTCTTACAAGTTCGTATTATGTCAGTGGCTCTCGACCACTACCTTACAGTGACCAACAATTGTTGGATTATGTTTGCAGATCCAAATCGGCAAAAACTAAATTGtaatgattttgctttgattttacaatataaagttatatgattttgctttgattttacaatataaaagttatattgtgAGAGATATATTGACTAATTGCATTTCCTCAATATTTAAGTGATGCtatggtgtccactccgtggatggaagtcacCAGACATGCTTTACAGACCCATTGACCGCGTGGCTTTGTTATGGATCAGGTAAGTatcattttcctttcctttttcttttcatgtttcattttacattttcttttcacttatgatgtttattttacttttttgtgaatcctagaacttattttgtgaatcctggaacttgtgtTTTGAATCCTgctttgtgaatcttggaacttattttgtgaacttattttgtgaatcctggaacttgttttgtgaatcttggaacttattttgtgaacttattttgtgaatcctggaacttattttgtgaatgctggaacttattttgtgaatcctttacctttgttttgttaaatttgattttgtaggtgattgatatgtttggagttAAGTCCACACTTTCGGAGATCGAGATGTCCTCTACTTGCCAACGACAGTATATGTGAGCTTCAAATCCTTtagatgttgatattcaagtatttgctTTCTTAATGTTGCTCCGCTCTGGTTTATTAAAATAGTCCTACTTTTGTCACATGCAGACTGTTCATCTCGAGCGCAAACCagctatttggggtcaatacCCGAAGTCTGATTATATTCCATTTGATTGTAGCAATATCCAAAAGGTGAAAGATCCCTCTTCTGctatttattttcttctttatttattttttttcatgTGTATTGTTAATTGGTTTGTCTTTTGCAGGTTTTTATCCCTGTGCGTGCCGATAAGTGTCATCATTAGTGGGCTTGCGTTTGCGATTTAAAGCAAAAAGTAAATTTCATCCACGACTCAAGCACCGATTTACATGCGGATCCTGATAACCACACAGCCCaagagattgtatgattttttcccaaaatattttggAGTATTTATCTTTAGTCTCTTAAAAATATAACcttgtcatatttttatgttttattGGCTTTTTCATGTTCCAGTTGTACCAAGTTTCATCTGTTCTTTGTGGTGGTTCATCTGCATTTGAATCTTTGCTGTTGATTCACATGAACGAAATTGTCAACCTTgaagtccctcaacaaacaacatggTATGTAACCAAGTATCTTCGTTTTTTAGGCTATATTTGTGTTTTTATCATACAAGTTTAAATGGTTGAAACTGGACCTGAATGGTCCCTGTCTGACCAAAACCAAGTACCTAATCCCATATTGCTGAAATGAATGGTTGATATTTGAATTTAATAAATTTCTttatcttaatttgtgaatcctggaacttattatgtgaaactggaacatcaaattgtgaaacttggtcatgaaTATTTGATCTTCACTtgagatgtttcttttactcataaatgtttatttatttgtagttttgattgtggagtgtatgtgctgaaatggttggatgcgttggacaatgaaagtttatggaccaatagtgaatattttgaggtatgAATTTACGGGTTTTGCCTCCTACCTTGCCAATTAAATATATACTGTATGAAAATCTCTTTTTGCGAAAATGGGACTATCGAAAGAAGATAATATTGGAACTTCttaaatgggataaaaatacaaaaacggtaCACTTCCTTGACGTAAAATTAATGCAAAGTCCATTTGGTCATAACTTGGGTGAACATTTTGTAAATAAGTTGGGTGAAAATCTCTTAATTGTTACTTGTTTTTGATGGTATAGGTGTTTCATTGATGACATTACAGTCTTTTTGCAAGCAAACGATCTTTCTCCGATGGATATGTGTTCACTGGTGGACATCCGTTGCTTCAGCAGGCCTGCTATATCTATCTTATGTTGATGTACTCAGTATTCGAAATGGTGAAATTCGGCCATTTgaccttgtttgtttgtaatggtaccatgaattgattagtctttagtcttgtatttgagtagccgagaatgtagtgagtagtcgagaatgtaatggtacaagaaattgtgaaacttggatttGACCATAACATGAGACGGTTGTACTTCGTATGACGGTTTTTTATTGAGAGACaaagatgtttaatgcaagcctTCTCATTTCATTCGCATCTTTTTCTGTATTATGTACATTACATGATTAATGGATTCAGATACCTTTGGCACAATTACATGATTAATGACATCGACTAAAGGCTTTACTTCATTGGGAAACAATGCTGGATTCAGGCTAAATTGGGAAACGATGTTGGATTCAGGCTTTACTTCATTGGGAAACAATGACATCGACTAAAGACTAAATTCACAAAATCCACATTATAAAAAAGACTAAAGACTAAATTCACAAAAATACTTAATGCTGGATTCAGGTCtaggtttcataattttatgttccagtttcacaagataggttccaggattcacaacattgagtaaaagaaacatcttaagtgaagatcaactattcatgaccaagtttcacaatttcatgctCCAGTTTCACGTAATAAaatccaagattcacaaaattagaAATAAAAACCTTTTAAGTAAAGATCCACCATTCTGACaaagtttcacaatttcatgaatagtttcacaaaataacttTCATATTcactaactctctctctctcttcaacttccatattcagtgCTCCAATTCACTTCCGTCTTCGCCATTATCCAGCCATTATCATTGAGTTTTCCATCCGCCATTATCATTGAGCTTTTCGTCTGCCATTAGCATTACCGTTTCTACTGTCGCTATCATCCGCAAATTAGGTATTTTCTATCTACTTTCTCAAGTTTCGATTCATCCTCCTTTTGTTTCGTATTTTTCACCATAATTTTCAATCAACTTCTTTAATTCGtcaaattattgttgttattatgcaggtttttgttattgagggtttagggttCTGTGAGCATAATTGAAGTCGATTTCTTCTCCTTTTCGTATGTTCCTTTCCATTTTTTTAGTAGATTTTGATTCTCTTGCTTATTTCGTTCAATTTTAGTAGTCTCTATATTGCCATTTTTTGTAAGCTTGCTTGCGTATGGTTTTGtgattaatttatcgttctttTGGATGCATGTTCTTTGGATGCATGTTTCATTATCTTATCCTTCTATATTGCCAGTTTTAAATGTATTGTTCGTTAAGTTTTCagtagctacatctcatttgcatttcgtgaatctaggacctacttgtgtgaatctaggacctaattgtgtgaatctcaaaccttctctgttttgtgaaactagaagataatattgttatacttgttaataagtggatgaaatcaccttctctgttgtcaaacttacttaaaatgtttacattttggatTTTAGTTCTGATGTTATTTTGCCTTACTTGGTGCATAATAGGAAGCAAGCTAAAATAAAGCAATCGGAACCAGCTACCTCTACTAGTGAAGTATGTGAACCcgctgaaaaaaaaaagaaaagaacctATAAAGAGCGATTGCCAGTGTTGAGAACACGGATGTCTCCTGCTGggctttacaactttctcaacaaTGAGGATAATCCACCATCAGATAACCAGATTCAAGCTATACAAcaaatgggatttggttctctCTTGCTTCTTAAAACAGATGTTGTTCCGGGTAACTTGACGTATTGGCTAGTTTCGAATTACGACCCCTTTAAAGGATCGTTGTTTAATGGGAAACTccctgttttagaggaagatatacatctgtgcctgggattgccaatgggtctAAACATTGTCGTTGAAGCAAAAAAtggagataagtgcccttcttatTTGTCTGTTTTGGAGGAGTTCAAAAGTCAATACAAAGGTAGTTCCATTGAGGTCAAAGACATCATGCACaagctctctacacaaagagatggtggagatgatttcaagcgcaatttcatcatttatatcttcaatgctcttttaggcggtgttgtagggaatcaggcaagtttgagacttcttaaaagtttggtaaacactgacTTGATCTTCGAATTCAAatggtgcaatttcatcaaacggAAATTGGCTgtccaagttgagtcttggcaaaaggaggagtttgagaccaaaaagctgaaagaaaattggtttggtggacctattatgatcttggttttcatttatctAGACCGATATGTCTTCAAATCATGCCTTGTTACTCGgcagtttccaacgctctcaacttggactaaagaagctatatcccagagagttaaggaggaagtgaatgacaaaaattcggacaagaaaactttcgGCAGGGGTTCTGTTGACCCTCCAATGATCATCACTCATCATAAGCCACATGCACCTTTGCTGCTTCCTACTATTGAGTTTAGGCAGTCTTCAAAGCCAACGAGTGAACAAGAACAATCTGAACAACAACAATCTGAACATGAAGACCCTACTGATCCTCCTCTACCTAACAATTCAGGTTGTACTactgagtttattaataaacttgcgCTTTCCGCAAAGGTTGATCCTCCTCTACCTAACAATTCAGGTAGTACTactgagtttattaataaacttgcgCTTTCCGCAAAGGTCATGGCTCAAGCTTTCGCGGAGTACAAATGTCTTGCTAGTCAAGCTCTGAGAAAACTACCTTCCTTAACATCAGTTTCtaaactagttgcagctgtagaTGGTATGGCAGATGGTTTTAGGTTATCTCAACAAGACAATAATGAGGAGAATGGGGAGAATATGAATAATGAGGAGATTGCGGAGAATTTAAAAAATGAGGAGAATGTTCATGTCCAGGAGAGTGTGGAGGGTAATATGGAGAATAGTGGGGATAGTGTGGAGGGTAATGTGGAGAATATTGGAGATAATCTGGAGAGAATGTGTGGGTGGTCTAACGCTGAATTGTTGGAGGCATTGGAcgtgatgggtgaagctttgcaaccaatacaCTCACGATGTTCACCACCAAAACCAGAATGCCAAATCATACCACTTGATGATCATCTTTTATCTCAACCTGAACCTTCAACGTCTTGTATTCAAGCTGATGAACAACCTGACCATTCTGAGCCAACTCCTATGTTGCATGgtttatctccctctcataataCTGCTATTGATGATTTCCCTCCCGTCAATGAGCCCACAGTGGTAGTGGATGATCATCATAATCAAGAACGGTgggttgagtacaataggaggagaACAACCGAAAGAGATATGCAGACAAGTTCCAGTGCTATTGATGATGTCCCTCCCATCAATGAGCCCACTCACCCCACCGTTACTGTTCTAGCTACTCCTGCGACTTCTACTCCTCCTCCTGTGGTAGGGAATAGTGATCATCATATGGCCATTGATACACCAATTGTTTCCGGCCTCGATAAACCATCTGCCAGTAAAGAGTTGAGGGCGTACGATCAAATTACTACATGTTCTAAGAACCTATCCAGAGAAAGAGTACAAAATGATGCACTAGAATGGCCTCGATACACTGACATGGAATTGGTGAATTTTGTTCGAAAGAGATCAAAGAAAACTCAACAGTAATGTCatatttttgctttgattttttgatttttttttattgtaataaatatatctactaaatgcattttatcaataatgaagtgatgttatggtgtccactccgtggatggaagtcacaagagaTGCTTTGCAGACCCTTGGACCGCGTGGCCTTATTATGGATCAGGTAAGTAACCCCTgagtattattttccttttcctgcccatgttttcattttgttcacgCCACTCAACCTGTTTCATTTTTTCACgtttcataaaattaaatcactcGATGTCTATGTTtctaacaaatttaattttgtaggtcATTGATATGTTTGGAATTAAGTGCACAATCGGTAGAACAAATGTactctacttgccaacaacagTATATGTCAGTTTCAAATCCTTTATAagttgatattcaagtattttgtgttcttaaagttgctttgtttctaaaattgcctttttgtgaCATGTAGACTCTTCATCGAGAAAACAACCTCATTGTTTGGGGTCAATACATAAAGTCTCATTATACTCCAGTTGATGGTAGCGATATCGACAAGGTCAGATATTTGTGATGTTTATTttacttatttgtgaatcctggaacttgttttgtgaatcttggagcttattttgtgaatcttggaacttattttgtgaatcctggaacttgttttgtgaacttatttgtgaatcctggaccttatttcgtgaatcctggaccttgttttgtgaatcctgaaccttgttttgtgaacttattttatgaatccttgaccttattttttgaacttattttgtgaatcctggaccttattttgtgaatcctggaccttattttgtgaatccttgaccttattttgtgaatcctggaacttattttccTTATTATACCATTAATCTCTTGGTTTGTCTTGTGCATTTACTATCTCAGGTTTTAATCCCTTTGCATAGTGACACGTCGAAGCATTGGTGGGCTTGTGTCTGTGATATAAAGCAGGGAAAAATTTCATCCTTGACTCAAGTGTGGATATTAATGTGGATCCTAACAACAAGTATGCCAAAGAgcttgtatgattttttttttccaaaatattgttattgccttttcttttaaaagtatactccaaaatatattttgatcttgttattgccttttcttttcaGTTGTACCATGTTTCATCTATATTGGGACAGTCATATAAATCTTTGGAGTTCATGAACACGAACGAATTTGTCAATCTCGAAgtctctcatcaaacaacatgatatgtaagcatgtatctttttccttttgttaacagATCAATAGTTATTATTTTGAGAAGTTTTACGAATGAAAATTGGACTTTCTCATTTGCTGTTTTTTTTGTCTAGTTATGATTGTGGAGTTTTTGTGTTGAAGTGGTTGAGTGCCTTGGACGATGATAGTTTATGGACCAaaagtgaatattttgaggtaagtTCATTAGTATACAAAAATAAAGCCTTATCTtctgaatctcagaccttgttcagtgaatcttggggcttgttttgtgaaacttggtcattataagtggtttaaaatcaacaagctctgagattcactgaacaagctctaagattcactgaacaaggtttgagattcacaaaacaaggtctgatattcaccaaataaagatagGTTGTCTATATACTTCATTAATATATGTCACTCTTTGCATAAATTGCCACAATATCAAAAATCGATCATGTTGGAACTACTTAGATGGGATGAAAATACTAAAAAGGTACACTtcattgtcttaaaaatgatgtgaagttcatttcttcataactttggcgaatatttcgtaaataagtcgattgtacttgtttttggttgtataggtgtttaattaaagaagaaaattcTCCGTGTTGATGGGATGATGTGAAGTCATAATATGCAAAAGTGGGTCAAGGCTCCTGTAAAGATTGTTGCCAAGATTGCTGCCTTCATCAACCAttgtaaagatatttgatagttgtaaagtcATAATAATTTTTTTGGGTCACTTATGTGACTTAGGTGGCTAATCTGACATTGAGTTGAGTAATTTGAGCTTGGCTTGGACTACTGTTATACGATTTCCCACATTTAAGTTCATGTTTCACGAAATCACCTTCCACCTTCCGTAGGATTCACAAACTTTACAAGTAAACAATTGGACAAATTAAagtctagcattcacaacattgaAAACAAATAAACGTCGTAAGTAAATcaacaagctctgagattcactgaacaaggtttgagattcacaaaacaaggtctgatattcaccaaatagagagaaaaatatatgattttaaaccacttataatgaccaagtttcacaaaacaagccctaagattcactgaacaaggtctgagattcacaagataaggtctgagattcacaaaataaggtccgaaATGATAAAAAAGCTTGATGCTAGATTCGGGACCAAGTTTCACAGTTTtatgttccagtttcacaagataagttccgggattcacaacattgaccaaaataaaacgagcttaaaacttgtcttcttcaatcgtcatctctattctcgttgcttaagaatactcctttacatcattcttcattctcgacttcttccccttcttccttttcttccgATGTGTCTCCCTATGTGAAGAATCAAACCTTGATTAgatacttttaaaaaaaaaatagtagacAAGAGTAGTTGTGTTTTCAAGTAATAATAAAATGGACATACTTGATTCTCAGGAGGATGCTCTGCAAACTCATTTGGACAATTTCTTTTATCGTGGTGTGACATGCGTTTACacttagcacacaaccttttCGGTTTTTTTACCTTCATAATTGCCTTATTTTGGCTGCTCACCAACCTTTTACCACTACCTTTGTTTTTAGAGACTTTAGATGGTAAGATCTTGATTTCTTTTGGAGCCTTGCAGTTGAGAAGGACCTCCAATTCTTGTTCTTTGgtcaaaggctttgggtttggctcTAACTTCTCTCGGAATTCTTTAATTAGCTTGACAAACTCTCTCATATCtgaatcttcttcttttcttttgagcaTACCAACAGTTGCGTAAATCTCAGACCACACCAGAGACATTCCAAATTTACTATTACTAGTAAGATCGTAGTTTTCCAGCAGATTtccattcaaatcataaaccgggTTTCTGAGTGCATTCTTACTCCATCTATGCAAAATGTATTTCTCAGGtatttccttaaactttcccgaGCAAATCCAAATGATGTGGTTGCATAAAATACCTTTCCTTTCAAACAATTTACATGTACAACGGACATCCATTGTTCTTCTATTGTACTCAACTGCATATCTCTTTCGCTTGTTTGCGTCCTCAACAATTGAAACTTCAAAGTTAGTTACGGGATCTAGTGGGGTGTATCCACAAACACTACACACATTTACCGAAAATTTAACCTCCTCTTGGAAGTCGAAAAACACTTCATGTGTATAGACCTTCAATGCATGGGCCTCCCAGTTTGACCCGAATAGGGTTTCAGGCATTGAGTTGTGGCTTTGTGCTTCAAGAAGCTTCAGATTGTGCCTTTGTTAGTCCatggcactctcaaatctcatccaaaattatacgagagtcccatatttattttcaaatctcttgaagaagctattcgaactctctgatctttgtgtggtttttaaaatgttgcccatcggcacattcctgaaataagcgggtatccACTTCTCTCGTTCCGCAAACTTGCCAGTCAACCATTTATTTTCTTCTAACGAAAACTCGCTAATGACCTTAGCCCAATTCTCTTCAAATTCCTCAGGCTCCAAGTCCTCGCTCCAGACAACATTGTTTAGACGACTTAAGAAATCAGTCTCTTTGCAAATTGTGATGCCAACCTTGTCTGTTACTTTCTTcataatgtgccacatgcaaaagcGATGTCTTGCTTTTTTGAACACTTCTGCAAGTCACAAAATCCACATTATCAATTGTCAGAGTATTATCTTCTATGGTCACAAATCAAgctttaagattcactaaacaaggtctcagattcacaagataagagaaataacaaaataggcaatttcaacaacttatgaccaagtttaagaatatt
Protein-coding sequences here:
- the LOC141617568 gene encoding uncharacterized protein LOC141617568 yields the protein MPVKNREFEKLADNINQVNEYHKKFIIQNSRLNVGASLTYNLCKEQAEEVFKKARHRFCMWHIMKKVTDKVGITICKETDFLSRLNNVVWSEDLEPEEFEENWAKVISEFSLEENKWLTGKHNLKLLEAQSHNSMPETLFGSNWEAHALKVYTHEVFFDFQEEVKFSVNVCSVCGYTPLDPVTNFEVSIVEDANKRKRYAVEYNRRTMDVRCTCKLFERKGILCNHIIWICSGKFKEIPEKYILHRWSKNALRNPVYDLNGNLLENYDLTSNSKFGMSLVWSEIYATVGMLKRKEEDSDMREFVKLIKEFREKLEPNPKPLTKEQELEVLLNCKAPKEIKILPSKVSKNKGSGKRLVSSQNKAIMKVKKPKRLCAKCKRMSHHDKRNCPNEFAEHPPENQVEGDFVKHELKCGKSYNSSPSQAQITQLNVRLAT